In Chroicocephalus ridibundus chromosome 4, bChrRid1.1, whole genome shotgun sequence, one genomic interval encodes:
- the API5 gene encoding apoptosis inhibitor 5: MPTVEELYRNYGILADATETAGQHKDAYQVILDGVKGGAKEKRLAAQFIPKFFKHFPELADSAINAQLDLCEDEDVSIRRQAIKELPQFATGDNLPRVADILTQLLQSDDSAEFNLVNNALLSIFKMDAKGTLGGLFSQILQGEDIVRERAIKFLSTKLKTLPEEVMTKEVEEFILTESKKVLEDVTGEEFVLFMKILSGLKSLQTVSGRQQLVELVAEQADLEQTFNPSDPDCVDRLLQCTRQAVPLFSKNVHSTKFVTYFCEHVLPNLSALTTPVEGLDIQLEVLKLLAEMSSFCGDMEKLESNLKKLFDKLLEYMPLPPEEAENGENAGNEEPKLQFSYVECLLYSFHQLGRKLPDFLTAKLNAEKLKDFKIRLQYFARGLQVYIRQLRLALQGKTGEALKTEENKIKVVALKITNNINVLIKDLFHIPPSYKSTVTLSWKPVQKADASQKRASEDTTSSSPPKKASAGPKRDARQIYNPPSGKYSSNLGSFSYEQRGGFRGGRGRGWGGRGNRSRGRIY; the protein is encoded by the exons cataaGGATGCGTACCAGGTGATCTTGGATGGTGTTAAAGGAGGTGCCAAGGAGAAGAGACTTGCAGCCCAGTTTATTCCTAAATTCTTCAAGCATTTTCCTGAGCTAGCTGACTCTGCTATCAATGCCCAGTTGGACCTCTGTGAGGATGAAGATGTTTCT ATCCGGCGACAAGCAATCAAGGAATTGCCTCAGTTTGCTACTGGAGATAATCTTCCTCGGGTAGCAGACATACTGACCCAGCTTCTACAGTCAG atGATTCCGCAGAATTCAATTTGGTGAACAATGCTTTGCTCAGTATATTTAAGATGGATGCTAAAG GGACTTTGGGAGGCTTATTCAGTCAAATTCTTCAGGGAGAGGATATTGTGAGAGAGCGAGCCATCAAGTTCCTCTCCACAAAACTGAAAACCCTGCCTGAGGAGGTGATGACAAAGGAGGTAGAAGAGTTCATATTGACTGAATCAAAGAAG gtactggaagatgTGACGGGCGAAGAATTTGTTCTGTTCATGAAAATATTGTCTGGATTAAAAAGCTTACAGACAGTAAGTGGGAGGCAACAACTAGTGGAGCTGGTAGCTGAACAAGCTGACCTGGAACAAACATTCAATCCATCTGATCCGGATTGTGTGGACAGACTTCTGCAGTGTACTCGGCAGGCAGTGCCGCTCTTCTCG aaaaatgttcATTCCACAAAATTTGTTACTTACTTCTGTGAGCATGTTCTGCCAAACCTCAGTGCTTTGACTACTCCAGTGGAGGGTCTTGATATCCAGTTAGAG GTTTTGAAGCTTCTTGCTGAAATGAGTTCATTTTGTGGTGATATGGAAAAGCTTGAATCAAATTTGAAGAAGTTGTTTGATAAATTACTG GAGTATATGCCTCTTCCTCCAGAGGAAGCAGAGAATGGGGAGAATGCTGGCAATGAAGAGCCCAAGTTGCAGTTCAGTTATGTGGAGTGTTTATTGTACAGCTTCCATCAGCTGGGTCGTAAACTCCCAGACTTCCTCACAGCCAAGCTGAATGCAGAGAAATTGAAAGACTTTAAAATCAG gCTACAGTATTTTGCTCGAGGGTTGCAGGTGTATATTCGACAGCTTCGTCTAGCACTTCAAGGAAAAACAGGAGAAGCCTTGAAAACAGAGGAG aaCAAGATTAAAGTGGTTGCCTTGAAAATAACCAATAACATTAATGTTTTAATCAAG GATCTCTTCCACATTCCTCCTTCTTACAAAAGTACAGTTACGCTGTCCTGGAAACCAGTACAGAAGGCAGATGCAAG tCAAAAAAGAGCAAGTGAAGATACAACCTCAAGTTCACCCCCAAAGAAGGCTTCGGCAGGACCAAAAAGGGATGCCAGGCAAATATATAACCCTCCCAGTGGAAAATACAGCAGTAATCTGGGTAGTTTTTCTTACG AGCAAAGAGGTGGTTTCCggggtggaagaggaagaggctggggaggaCGTGGTAATCGTAGCCGAGGAAGAATCTACTGA